AGTATTGCGCTACCCGCCGCTTGGGGCCCTTTCGCCGACAACTGTCAATTGACACCATTCTTTGCACCTGGCTGTGGTGTGGATTTGCTTATCTGTCCAGTCCCGAATATAATATGGATGAAAGTCGCAAACAACTAGGATGTGATCCCTTTGGCAAAGCCAGAGTCCATTAAAGTTATTACGGAAAACCGCAAAGCGCGCCACGATTATCATATCGAGGAAACCTATGAAGCCGGCATTGTCTTGTCCGGTACCGAGGTGAAGTCTTTGCGGCTTGGAAGGGCAAATCTTACCGACAGCTACGCGGGAGTTGAAAACGGCGAGGTCTTCTTGTATAATTGTCACATAAGCCCTTACGATCACGGGAACCGATTCAATCACGAACCGAAACGGAAGCGAAAGTTGCTGCTTCATCGGCGAGAAATCAACCGATTGGTCGGTCTGACACAGCAAAAGGGATACACCTTGGTGCCTCTACGTATGTATTTTACCCGCGGCCTTGCCAAGGTGGAGTTGGCCTTGGCCCGAGGTAAACGCAGTTATGACAAGCGTGAGGACCTGGCCAAGCGCGATACTCAGCGGCAAATCGCCCGGGCCTTGAAGGAGAGGCAGCAAACTTAACATCACCGTGGGGGTGTATTAGATTCGACACAGGCAGAAGGTGCATCGGTAGCGAGCCGAGGTCCCGTGCCTCGTTAAACAGCGGGAACCAAAATAACTGCCGATCACGCAGATTACGCTCTGGCTGCTTAATTAGCGGCCACGCCCCTTTGCATTTCGCCTACAGGGTGCAAAGAAGGGTGTCATCGCATGTAGGCTACTCCGGTCCCACGCCTTTAAGACTGGGGGAAATTCACAAAGGCTAGCTTACGGTAAATCGTGCCCTTACGAGTTACCGCAGGCGAAGCTAAAATAAGGGCTACGCTCGTAGAGACCGGTGTGGCTTTGCTTGTGGACAGCGGTGCAATTCCGCTCACCTCCACCAAACCCGATAATCAAGCAAGGCGTAGGGCCTTGCTTTTTTCAATGGATA
The Bacillota bacterium genome window above contains:
- the smpB gene encoding SsrA-binding protein SmpB, which produces MAKPESIKVITENRKARHDYHIEETYEAGIVLSGTEVKSLRLGRANLTDSYAGVENGEVFLYNCHISPYDHGNRFNHEPKRKRKLLLHRREINRLVGLTQQKGYTLVPLRMYFTRGLAKVELALARGKRSYDKREDLAKRDTQRQIARALKERQQT